A genomic stretch from Streptomyces sp. QL37 includes:
- the otsB gene encoding trehalose-phosphatase, whose protein sequence is MGNPAHPIPTPSTKAGREGLAALLARPARAVVALDFDGTLADIVPDPERSRAHPDVVPALSALAPRVAAVAVITGRPADTAVRYGGFAGAPGLDHLVVLGHYGAERWDAATATVHAPPPDPGVEAVRAELPAVLEGTDSGIWVEEKGGRAVAVHTRRAADPQAAFEALRVPLGSLAARHGLIVEPGRLVLELRPPGMDKGVALEEYVKETGAETVLYAGDDLGDLAAYAAVEKLRTQGIAGLLVCSGTEVPELADRADLLLPGPAAVAELLRSIAGRVTQAESP, encoded by the coding sequence ATGGGCAATCCGGCACACCCCATCCCGACCCCGTCCACCAAGGCCGGCCGCGAAGGCCTCGCCGCTCTCCTGGCCCGGCCCGCCCGTGCGGTCGTCGCGCTGGACTTCGACGGCACGCTCGCCGACATCGTCCCGGACCCGGAGCGATCCCGGGCGCACCCCGATGTCGTCCCGGCCCTCTCCGCGCTCGCCCCCCGGGTCGCCGCCGTCGCAGTGATCACCGGCCGTCCGGCAGACACCGCCGTACGGTACGGAGGCTTCGCGGGAGCGCCGGGCCTCGACCACCTCGTCGTCCTCGGCCACTACGGCGCCGAACGCTGGGACGCCGCCACCGCCACCGTCCACGCCCCGCCGCCGGACCCCGGCGTCGAGGCCGTCCGTGCCGAGCTTCCCGCGGTGCTGGAAGGCACGGACAGCGGCATCTGGGTCGAGGAGAAGGGCGGTCGCGCGGTAGCCGTGCACACCCGCCGTGCCGCCGACCCCCAGGCCGCCTTCGAGGCACTGCGCGTCCCGCTGGGCAGCCTCGCCGCGCGTCACGGACTGATCGTCGAACCGGGCCGCCTCGTCCTGGAGCTGCGCCCGCCGGGCATGGACAAGGGCGTGGCGCTGGAGGAGTACGTGAAGGAGACCGGCGCCGAGACGGTGCTCTACGCCGGTGACGACCTCGGCGACCTCGCCGCGTACGCCGCCGTGGAGAAGCTCCGCACCCAGGGCATCGCGGGCCTGCTGGTATGCAGCGGCACCGAGGTCCCCGAACTGGCCGACCGCGCCGACCTGTTGCTGCCGGGCCCGGCGGCGGTCGCGGAACTGCTCCGCTCCATCGCCGGGCGCGTCACACAGGCCGAGAGCCCCTAG
- a CDS encoding trehalose-6-phosphate synthase, with product MVSEHAAQVLVASNRGPVSYTRREDGTLDSKRGGGGLVSGLSAVDDKLWVCAALGDGDREAVRRGVSEPGVRMLDIDAGVHADAYNGIANSVLWFVHHMIYETPVEPVFDAEFRRQWASFEAYNRAFAEALAEEAGEGAAVLVQDYHLSLVPGLLRELRPDLRIGHFSHTPWAPVDYFRLLPDDIGEQLLNGILGADRAAFLTRRWADAFISCCTEILGGTGRTRIGVHGLGADGDFLRRRSHEADVDDRMEILREQVGADRRTIVRVDRTELSKNIVRGLHAYRALLEERPEWRERVVHIAFAYPSRQDLTVYRDYTAEVQRVADAINAEYGTEGWTPVLLHVDDDFARSLAAYRLADVALVNPIRDGMNLVAKEVPVVSDHGCALVLSREAGAYEELGEDAIVVNPYDVSATAAALHEGLTMDPGERGARSKRLAAAATALPPQQWFLDQLDALRA from the coding sequence GGGCGGGGGCGGGCTCGTCTCCGGCCTGAGCGCCGTCGACGACAAGCTGTGGGTGTGCGCCGCTCTCGGTGACGGCGACCGCGAGGCGGTCCGGCGCGGGGTGTCCGAGCCCGGCGTCCGGATGCTCGACATCGACGCCGGGGTCCACGCCGACGCGTACAACGGCATCGCGAACTCCGTGCTCTGGTTCGTCCACCACATGATCTACGAGACGCCGGTGGAGCCCGTCTTCGACGCGGAGTTCCGTCGTCAGTGGGCCTCCTTCGAGGCGTACAACCGGGCCTTCGCCGAGGCGCTCGCCGAGGAGGCGGGCGAAGGGGCGGCGGTCCTGGTGCAGGACTACCACCTCTCGCTGGTCCCCGGCCTCCTGCGCGAGCTCCGGCCCGACCTGCGGATCGGGCACTTCTCGCACACCCCCTGGGCGCCCGTCGACTACTTCCGGCTGCTGCCGGACGACATCGGCGAACAACTGCTCAACGGCATCCTGGGCGCCGACCGCGCCGCGTTCCTCACCCGACGCTGGGCGGACGCCTTCATCAGCTGCTGCACGGAGATCCTCGGCGGCACCGGCCGCACCCGCATCGGGGTGCACGGGCTGGGCGCCGACGGGGACTTCCTGCGCCGCCGCTCCCACGAGGCGGACGTGGACGACCGCATGGAGATCCTGCGGGAACAGGTCGGCGCGGACCGCCGCACGATCGTGCGGGTGGACCGCACGGAGCTCTCCAAGAACATCGTGCGCGGCCTGCACGCCTACCGCGCGCTGCTGGAGGAGCGCCCCGAATGGCGCGAGCGCGTGGTGCACATCGCCTTCGCCTACCCCTCCCGGCAGGACCTCACGGTCTACCGCGACTACACGGCGGAGGTCCAGCGGGTCGCCGACGCGATCAACGCGGAGTACGGCACCGAGGGCTGGACCCCGGTCCTGCTCCACGTCGACGACGACTTCGCCCGCTCCCTGGCGGCGTACCGACTGGCGGACGTGGCCCTGGTCAACCCGATCCGCGACGGCATGAACCTGGTCGCCAAGGAGGTCCCGGTCGTCTCGGACCACGGCTGCGCGCTGGTGCTCTCCCGCGAGGCGGGGGCGTACGAGGAGCTGGGCGAGGACGCGATCGTGGTCAACCCGTACGACGTGTCGGCCACGGCGGCGGCGCTCCACGAGGGGCTCACGATGGACCCCGGCGAGCGCGGCGCCCGCTCCAAGCGCCTGGCCGCCGCCGCGACCGCGCTGCCCCCGCAGCAGTGGTTCCTGGACCAGCTCGACGCGCTGCGCGCCTAG
- a CDS encoding ROK family protein has translation MKAALVGADGTLLHEARRATGRDRGAEAVVETILAFAEDLRAYGEEHLGEGAAAAGVAVPGIVDAERGIAVYAANLGWRDVPLRKLLGERLGGLPVALGHDVRTGGLAEGRIGAGRGADRFLFVPLGTGIAGAIGIAGTIEAGAHGYAGEIGHVVVRPDGPECGCGQRGCLETLASAAAVSRAWAAASGDPDADAADCAKAVASGDPAALRVWRDAVDALAAGLVTALTLLDPRTLIIGGGLAEAGETLFTPLRAAVEERVTFQKLPHIVPAALGDTAGCLGAGLLAWDLLSTEVSA, from the coding sequence ATGAAGGCCGCTCTGGTCGGGGCCGACGGCACCCTCCTCCACGAGGCGCGCCGGGCCACCGGCAGGGACCGCGGCGCCGAGGCCGTCGTGGAGACGATCCTCGCCTTCGCCGAGGACCTCCGCGCGTACGGCGAGGAGCACCTGGGCGAAGGCGCCGCCGCCGCCGGGGTCGCCGTGCCCGGCATCGTCGACGCGGAGCGCGGGATCGCCGTCTACGCCGCCAACCTGGGCTGGCGCGACGTGCCCCTGCGGAAGCTGCTCGGCGAACGGCTCGGCGGCCTGCCCGTCGCGCTCGGCCACGACGTCCGGACCGGCGGCCTCGCCGAGGGACGGATCGGCGCCGGCCGGGGAGCGGACCGCTTCCTGTTCGTGCCGCTGGGCACCGGGATCGCCGGGGCCATCGGCATCGCGGGCACCATCGAGGCGGGCGCCCACGGTTACGCGGGCGAGATCGGCCACGTCGTGGTCCGCCCGGACGGCCCGGAATGCGGCTGCGGCCAGCGCGGCTGCCTGGAGACCCTCGCCTCGGCCGCCGCCGTGTCCAGAGCCTGGGCCGCCGCGTCCGGGGACCCCGACGCGGACGCCGCGGACTGCGCGAAGGCCGTGGCCTCGGGCGACCCGGCGGCCCTGCGCGTATGGCGGGACGCCGTCGACGCGCTGGCCGCGGGGCTGGTCACCGCGCTCACCCTGCTGGACCCCCGCACGCTCATCATCGGTGGCGGACTCGCCGAGGCCGGGGAAACCTTGTTCACACCACTGCGTGCGGCTGTCGAGGAACGGGTCACGTTCCAGAAGCTGCCTCACATCGTCCCGGCGGCCCTCGGGGACACCGCCGGATGCCTGGGCGCAGGGCTGCTCGCCTGGGATCTACTCTCCACGGAGGTTTCCGCCTGA
- a CDS encoding extracellular solute-binding protein, with translation MGKAVQRRYVGLTAVVAAFGMTATLSGCGSDTGGGDVTLRMVAADYGTSAENSSQKYWDDVAGKFEKANPDIKVEVSVYSWKDVDRKVAEMVKAGKAPDIAQIGAYADYAKAGKLYAADEMIAIRTGSNFLPSLTDAGEVDNSLYGLPFVASTRLLFYNKGLFAKAGLGAPQTWDDIQSDATALKQRGVTYPFALPLGQEESQAETLMWLLSGGGGYTDEVGNYNIDSQANIETFKWLKNDLVGKGLTGPVAPGKLDRAKAFDAFTKGDVGMLNGHPTLMQEAEKKGVEVGMVPLPGIEGPTKGSMGVADWMMGFKQNGHRAEIGKFLDFAYTDENVLAFADQYDLLPVTGTASAAMEADSKHKQLREFLSALPNSQLYPFGKTSWAQASESIKEKIGSAVEPGGSPESVLVDIASQARQAESAE, from the coding sequence ATGGGCAAGGCTGTGCAGCGGCGCTATGTGGGTCTGACCGCGGTGGTGGCCGCATTCGGAATGACGGCAACGTTGTCGGGGTGCGGTTCGGACACCGGGGGCGGCGACGTCACCCTGCGGATGGTCGCGGCCGACTACGGCACGAGTGCGGAGAACAGCTCCCAGAAGTACTGGGACGACGTCGCCGGGAAGTTCGAGAAGGCCAACCCCGACATCAAGGTCGAGGTCAGCGTCTACTCCTGGAAGGACGTCGACCGCAAGGTCGCCGAGATGGTGAAGGCCGGCAAGGCCCCCGACATCGCGCAGATCGGGGCGTACGCCGACTACGCCAAGGCGGGCAAGCTCTACGCCGCCGACGAGATGATCGCCATCCGCACCGGGTCCAACTTCCTGCCCTCGCTCACCGACGCGGGTGAGGTCGACAACAGCCTGTACGGCCTCCCGTTCGTGGCCAGCACCCGGCTCCTCTTCTACAACAAGGGCCTCTTCGCCAAGGCGGGCCTCGGGGCCCCGCAGACCTGGGACGACATCCAGAGCGACGCCACCGCGCTCAAGCAGCGCGGCGTGACCTACCCCTTCGCGCTGCCGCTCGGCCAGGAGGAGTCCCAGGCCGAGACCCTGATGTGGCTGCTCAGCGGGGGCGGCGGCTACACGGACGAGGTCGGCAACTACAACATCGACTCCCAGGCCAACATAGAGACCTTCAAGTGGCTGAAGAACGACCTCGTGGGCAAGGGGCTCACCGGCCCGGTCGCCCCGGGGAAGCTCGACCGGGCGAAGGCCTTCGACGCGTTCACCAAGGGTGACGTCGGCATGCTCAACGGCCACCCGACGCTGATGCAGGAGGCCGAGAAGAAGGGCGTCGAGGTCGGCATGGTCCCGCTGCCCGGGATCGAGGGGCCGACCAAGGGCTCGATGGGCGTGGCCGACTGGATGATGGGCTTCAAGCAGAACGGCCACCGGGCGGAGATCGGCAAGTTCCTCGACTTCGCCTACACGGACGAGAACGTGCTCGCCTTCGCCGACCAGTACGACCTGCTGCCCGTGACCGGCACCGCGTCCGCCGCGATGGAGGCGGACAGCAAGCACAAGCAGCTGCGCGAGTTCCTGTCGGCGCTGCCGAACTCGCAGCTGTACCCGTTCGGCAAGACGTCGTGGGCGCAGGCGAGCGAGAGCATCAAGGAGAAGATCGGCTCCGCGGTCGAGCCCGGCGGCAGCCCGGAGAGCGTGCTCGTGGACATCGCGTCCCAGGCCCGGCAGGCGGAGAGTGCCGAGTAG
- the nagA gene encoding N-acetylglucosamine-6-phosphate deacetylase, with amino-acid sequence MAGRADSTVLAGARVVLPTGTVENGRVIVEGTRIAGSTREDSRTVDLSGHWVVPGFVDIHNHGGGGASFATGTAEDALTAVRAHRVRGTTTVVASTVTGEMDFLARQAGLLSELVEQGELAGVHFEGPFISPCRKGAHSEVLLRDPDPAEVRKLLDAARGSARMVTLATELPGGIESVRLLAEHGVIAAVGHTDATYEQTVEAIDAGATVATHLFNAMPAIGHRAPGPVAALLEDERVTVELINDGTHLHPAALELAYHHAGAGRVALITDAMDAAGGGDGMYQLGPLAVEVKDGVARLVEGGSIAGSTLTLDTAFRRAVTIDRIPVDDVVRSISANPARLLGLYDKVGSLDPGKDADLVVLDADFAVKGVMRRGEWIVEPPAA; translated from the coding sequence ATGGCCGGACGCGCAGACAGCACGGTTCTCGCAGGTGCCCGGGTGGTGCTTCCCACCGGCACCGTCGAAAACGGCCGGGTGATCGTCGAGGGCACCCGGATCGCCGGCAGCACGCGGGAGGACTCCCGGACCGTCGACCTCTCGGGCCACTGGGTGGTCCCCGGCTTCGTGGACATCCACAACCACGGCGGCGGCGGCGCGTCCTTCGCCACCGGCACCGCCGAGGACGCCCTGACCGCGGTGCGGGCGCACCGCGTGCGCGGCACGACGACCGTCGTCGCCTCGACCGTCACCGGCGAGATGGACTTCCTGGCCCGTCAGGCCGGCCTCCTCTCCGAACTGGTCGAGCAGGGCGAGCTCGCCGGAGTCCACTTCGAGGGCCCCTTCATCTCCCCGTGCCGCAAGGGCGCCCACAGCGAGGTCCTCCTCCGCGACCCCGACCCCGCAGAGGTCCGCAAGCTGCTCGACGCGGCGCGCGGGAGCGCCAGGATGGTCACCCTCGCCACCGAACTCCCGGGCGGCATCGAGTCCGTACGGCTGCTCGCCGAACACGGGGTGATCGCCGCCGTCGGCCACACGGACGCGACGTACGAGCAGACCGTCGAGGCGATCGACGCGGGCGCGACCGTCGCCACCCACCTCTTCAACGCGATGCCCGCCATCGGCCACCGGGCCCCCGGCCCGGTGGCGGCGCTCCTGGAGGACGAGCGGGTCACCGTCGAGCTGATCAACGACGGTACGCATCTGCACCCGGCCGCCCTGGAGCTCGCCTACCACCACGCGGGCGCCGGCCGGGTCGCGCTGATCACCGACGCCATGGACGCGGCCGGCGGGGGCGACGGCATGTACCAGCTCGGACCGCTCGCCGTAGAGGTCAAGGACGGTGTCGCACGCCTGGTGGAGGGCGGTTCGATCGCGGGCTCCACCCTCACCCTGGACACCGCGTTCCGCAGGGCCGTGACCATCGACCGGATCCCCGTCGACGACGTCGTCCGGTCCATCTCCGCCAACCCGGCCCGGCTCCTCGGCCTGTACGACAAGGTCGGCTCGCTGGACCCGGGCAAGGACGCCGACCTGGTGGTCCTGGACGCGGACTTCGCGGTCAAGGGCGTCATGCGCCGGGGCGAGTGGATCGTGGAGCCCCCGGCCGCCTGA
- a CDS encoding DUF3263 domain-containing protein produces MTGPRPPDDDADSAAPLSDQERAVLALERRSWPGPGAKERAIREDLGISPVRYYQLLNALLDDRRALEADPVTVNRLRRVRDARRGRR; encoded by the coding sequence ATGACCGGCCCTCGCCCTCCCGATGACGACGCGGACTCCGCTGCCCCGCTCTCCGACCAGGAGCGCGCGGTGCTGGCCCTGGAGCGGCGCTCCTGGCCCGGCCCCGGCGCGAAGGAGCGGGCGATCCGGGAGGACCTGGGCATCTCGCCGGTCCGCTACTACCAGCTGCTCAACGCGCTGCTGGACGACCGGCGGGCGCTGGAGGCGGACCCGGTGACGGTGAACCGGCTGCGGCGGGTCCGGGACGCGAGGCGCGGGCGACGCTGA
- a CDS encoding 1-phosphofructokinase family hexose kinase, protein MILTVTLNTALDLTYAVPALAPHTSHRVDEVTERPGGKGVNVARVLSALGHDTVVTGFAGGATGAVLRELLGALPHRPTDALVPVAGNTRRTLAVVDRSSGDTTQLNEPGPHIGAGEWAAFLGTFGELLPGAAAVALCGSLPPGIHVGAYAELVRLARAAGVPVLLDTDGEPLRRGIAARPDLVKPNADELARLTGAREPLRATRDARRRGAHSVVASLGADGLLAVTPDGVWRAAPPTAVRGNPTGAGDSAVAGLLSALAEGLGWRDRLTRAVALSTATVLAPAAGEFDRAAYEDLMTRVAVEQHAPAA, encoded by the coding sequence GTGATACTGACCGTCACACTGAACACGGCACTCGACCTGACCTACGCCGTCCCCGCCCTCGCCCCGCACACCAGCCACCGCGTCGACGAGGTGACCGAGCGCCCCGGCGGCAAGGGCGTCAACGTGGCCCGGGTGCTCTCCGCGCTCGGCCACGACACCGTGGTGACCGGCTTCGCCGGCGGCGCCACCGGAGCTGTCCTGCGCGAACTCCTCGGCGCGCTCCCCCACCGCCCCACCGACGCGCTCGTCCCCGTCGCCGGTAACACCCGCCGCACCCTCGCCGTCGTCGACCGCTCCAGCGGCGACACCACCCAGCTCAACGAGCCGGGCCCGCACATCGGGGCCGGTGAATGGGCGGCCTTCCTCGGCACGTTCGGAGAGCTGCTCCCCGGGGCCGCGGCCGTCGCCCTCTGCGGCAGCCTGCCCCCCGGCATCCATGTCGGCGCGTACGCGGAACTCGTACGGCTCGCCCGCGCGGCCGGCGTACCCGTGCTCCTGGACACCGACGGCGAACCCCTGCGGCGCGGCATCGCTGCCCGCCCCGACCTCGTCAAGCCGAACGCCGACGAGCTCGCCCGGCTCACCGGCGCCCGCGAACCCCTGCGCGCCACCCGCGACGCGCGCCGCCGGGGCGCGCACAGCGTCGTCGCGTCGCTCGGCGCGGACGGACTCCTCGCCGTCACCCCCGACGGCGTCTGGCGGGCCGCACCGCCGACCGCCGTACGGGGCAACCCGACGGGCGCGGGTGACTCCGCCGTGGCCGGGCTGCTGTCCGCCCTCGCCGAAGGGCTGGGCTGGCGGGACCGGCTGACGCGCGCGGTGGCCCTGTCCACGGCGACGGTCCTGGCTCCGGCGGCCGGCGAGTTCGACCGCGCGGCCTACGAGGACCTGATGACCCGCGTCGCCGTCGAACAGCACGCGCCGGCGGCCTGA